The Candidatus Thiodiazotropha endoloripes genome has a window encoding:
- a CDS encoding glutamate synthase-related protein: MACLGMCACYTSNCTVGIATQKTELRQGLKIEKGAGQLNNFFRASTELMQVMARACGHDHLNGFSLDDLTTFDREMAHLTGIAYAGVYSG, from the coding sequence ATCGCTTGCCTGGGTATGTGCGCCTGCTACACCAGTAACTGCACGGTGGGTATCGCCACCCAGAAAACGGAATTGAGACAGGGTCTGAAGATCGAGAAGGGGGCCGGGCAGTTGAACAACTTCTTCCGCGCATCAACTGAATTGATGCAGGTGATGGCACGGGCCTGTGGTCATGATCACCTGAACGGATTCTCCCTGGATGATCTGACCACCTTCGATCGGGAGATGGCTCATCTCACCGGGAT
- the rnhB gene encoding ribonuclease HII has translation MKSKQKLPIAQLIAGVDEVGRGPLAGPVVAAAVILHPEQPIEGLADSKKLSEKRRESLDLIIRERAYSWSLGRAEVEEIDRINILQASLLAMKRAVEGLAEAPGHAMVDGKHLPQLSCSAEAVIGGDSRVEVISAASIIAKVARDREMVELDLKYPGYGLARHKGYPTKQHLQGLEDLGVSPIHRRSFGPVKRLLD, from the coding sequence ATGAAATCGAAACAGAAACTGCCTATTGCTCAGCTTATCGCTGGGGTTGATGAAGTCGGCCGGGGTCCGCTCGCCGGGCCGGTTGTGGCGGCTGCCGTCATACTCCACCCTGAACAACCGATCGAAGGGCTTGCCGATTCAAAGAAGCTGAGTGAAAAGCGGCGTGAGAGCCTCGATCTGATCATCCGTGAAAGGGCTTACAGCTGGTCTCTTGGACGTGCAGAGGTGGAAGAGATCGATCGTATCAACATTCTGCAAGCCAGTCTGTTGGCGATGAAGCGGGCGGTTGAGGGGTTGGCGGAAGCCCCCGGTCATGCCATGGTGGATGGCAAGCATCTGCCACAATTGAGTTGCAGTGCCGAAGCGGTGATCGGTGGTGACAGTCGTGTTGAGGTGATCAGTGCGGCTTCGATCATTGCCAAGGTCGCCAGGGACAGAGAGATGGTTGAACTGGATCTGAAGTATCCCGGTTATGGATTGGCCAGGCATAAGGGTTACCCCACCAAGCAACACCTACAGGGATTGGAGGATCTGGGCGTTTCTCCCATCCATCGCCGATCTTTCGGGCCGGTAAAGCGTTTGTTGGATTGA